The Elaeis guineensis isolate ETL-2024a chromosome 14, EG11, whole genome shotgun sequence genome has a segment encoding these proteins:
- the LOC105057833 gene encoding AUGMIN subunit 2, whose product MSVSGEAGWATKKPPKRLGGMAEALSIASDLGFSIAPLQEDQQSMSNSFGSDKSDDLIRVLRELTSVQRNIANLQVELQGRKDDKNVAHLTHVSEMEKKCESLAGITAILRDVIQNKDRIIARLQQPYSLDCIPVEAEYQKQFSELLLKAASDYGALTASVADLQWSQNFRELPSVWGEMLRPIPAALASCTRFFEAMSAMRESFGTLQQLRVGHSSSSMTLSDPSGGDSRFLTPSQWREGTMSSDDSIVDGWRQEAEGRVEESKVGDGINQRRLSWPHSLMKGS is encoded by the exons ATGTCGGTCTCCGGTGAGGCGGGCTGGGCTACGAAGAAGCCTCCGAAGCGCCTTGGAGGCATGGCTGAAGCCCTCTCGATCGCTTCCGATCTCGGCTTCTCCATCGCTCCCCTCCAG GAAGATCAACAAAGCATGTCCAACTCATTTGGAAGCGACAAAAGCGATGACTTGATAAGGGTTTTAAGAGAGCTTACTTCAGTACAAAGAAACATCGCCAATTTGCAAGTGGAACTTCAGGGACGAAAG GATGATAAAAACGTGGCACATCTAACCCACGTGAGTGAAATGGAAAAGAAATGTGAGTCTTTGGCCGGAATCACTGCTATTTTAAGAGATGTTATCCAGAACAAG GATCGCATCATTGCGCGTCTTCAACAACCATATTCTCTAGATTGCATTCCAGTGGAAGCTGAATATCAG AAACAATTTtcggagctgttgctgaaggctgCCAGTGATTATGGAGCTTTGACAGCATCTGTCGCTGATCTCCAGTGGAGCCAGAACTTCAGAGAATTGCCATCAGTGTGGGGG GAAATGCTGCGTCCCATCCCTGCTGCCTTGGCATCCTGCACTCGTTTCTTTGAGGCTATGTCTGCCATGAGGGAATCATTTGGGACCCTCCAACAGCTGCGTGTGGGTCACTCTTCCTCATCTATGACACTGAGTGACCCTTCAGGAGGGGATTCTAGGTTTTTGACACCTTCTCAGTGGAGAGAGGGGACAATGAGCTCTGATGACTCGATTGTTGATGGTTGGAGACAAGAGGCAGAGGGTAGAGTGGAGGAGAGTAAGGTGGGTGATGGCATCAATCAGAGGAGGTTATCTTGGCCCCACTCGCTTATGAAGGGCTCCTGA